From the Ignavibacteriales bacterium genome, the window ACATATCCGACGGCAAAAGTTTATGTGCACGAGTTATTCAACGACAATGCAAAGGACGCGGCATTCGAGAAATGCTATGGCATCAAGAAATTCCCATTAATAAAGTGGAACGAAGCTAATATAATAGTAGCCCTGGAAAACGACTTCCTCCTTACAGGCGGAAACGTGCCGGAGCAAACGAGACTATATACAGAGAGAAGGGATGTAATGAAGGGTGCCGACTTTAACAGACTGTACGTTGTGGAAGGCAACATGTCCCTTACAGGAATGAACTCTGATTACAGGCTGAGACTAAGGACAGACGCGATAGAAGAGTTTGTAATGAATCTGGCGGCGGAACTCTCGAGAAGGGGCGTGGTAATGAACGCCAACCTTGGAGGATACAATCTCGATGATTTCGCTTCAAAATATATGCTGGACAAGGAAGCGCTGGAGCAAATGGTGAAAGACCTCTTTGCAAACAGGGGTAAATCGATCATTACTGCGGGAAGTATGCTTCCCGAATCGACACAGATCGCAGTTAATATGCTGAATGATGCATTGGGAAATACAGCAATGTACTCATTCGATAATATAGTAGATGGAGCAACAACTCCTACAACAACGGCGGCTGGGGAAACACAGACAGAAACAACTACGGCACCTCCTCAAACGACAAACAGCGGAAATCTAATAATGATGAATACCAGGGCTAACCTGGATAACCTGATGAGCGACATGCAGGCAGGTAAGATAGCGGTGGTGATACATTTCGGCACCAATCCTGCATTTACGATGCCGGCTGATTACAACTATGCAGAGGCGCTGAACAATGTGAAGACGGTTGTGACAATGACAGAAGGAGCGAGCGATTCATCAGCAATAAGCAATTATATACTTCCGACAAACCACTTTCTCGAGTCATGGGGTGATTTCCAGACAAGGGCAAGCTATTACAGCCTTCAACAACCGGTAATATCTCCTCTATATAATACGAGGCAGAAGGAAGCAATGTTTCTAAACTGGTCGAGCGGAAGTCCTAACGAATACAACGATAACATCTATCATTTATATTTAAAGGATAACTGGGAAAAGAGTATTTATCCATCGCTTAATTCAAGCGTAGGATTTAACAATTTCTGGCCTGCGTCACTTCATGACGGTGCGGTGCTGACGAATAAGACTTCGTCCCGGACACTGCAATTCAATGCATCGGCATTAGGCTCAGCGGGAAAGATGGAAGCCGGAAGCGAAGTGGTAGTGATGCTGAAAGAGAGCGAGTCCATAGGTGACGGAAGATATGCGAATAACGGATGGCTTCAGGAATACCCGAACGCGGTTTCAAAGATAGTGTGGGACAACTACGCAGCGATATCTCCCGATACTGCAAAAGGTAAGGGATTGAAATCGAATGACGTGATTAAAGTTACTATTGACGGAAGAGAGCAAAACATGCCGGTATTTGTACAGCCGGGCATAGCTGACGGACAGATAGTGATAGATCTCGGCTACGGTCAAAAAAACGCAGGAACGGTAGGAAGCGGTACAGGCGTGAACGCCAACGTGCTGGTTGGAAAAGCCCCGGCTATTTCATACTGGCTATACAACGGCGCAGGTATGGAAAAGACAGGCGAGACTTACACGCTAGTTTCGACAGTCGAACACTATCCAATAGAAGATCCTCAATATAAAGACATACAATTCAGACGTCATATCATACAGGAAGGAACCGTAAAGCAATATAAAGAGAACCCGGCATTCCTCGCTGAGAGAACAGAGCATTTAAAAGAAGAGAATGAATTCCCGACAATAAACGGACAGGAGTTTGAATACCCCAACGTGAAGTGGGCAATGGCTATAGACCTCAACAGATGTATAGGATGCGGTGAGTGTATAATGGCTTGTAACGTAGAGAACAATATACCGGTTGTCGGTAAAGAGCAGGTAGAGAAGAACAGGGAAATGATGTGGCTGAGAGTGGATAGATATTACTCAGGAACAGTACAGAACCCTAGATCGAGCTTCCAGCTGATGCTTTGCCAGCAGTGTGATTTTGCACCTTGTGAGAACGTATGCCCGGTCAAGGCAACGGTTCACACGGATGACGGTCTAAACGGAATGGCATATAACAGATGCGTAGGAACAAGGTATTGTGCGAATAACTGTCCATATAAAGTAAGAAGGTTCAACTACTTTAACTTCCGCGGAATGTTTAAGGACGGATATCAAGAGCAGGAACCGCTCAATCAGATGATGAATCCCGAAGTAACGGTCAGATCGAGAGGGGTTATGGAGAAGTGCACATTCTGTATTCAAAGGATAATGCACGCGAGACAGGTTGCTACACAAGAAGGACAGGTATTCAATGGTGCAGGTGTTACTACTGCATGCCAGGATGCATGCGGAACGGACGCGATAGCTTTTGGAAACGTAAACGACAAAGAAGCGAAGATAAACGAATACAGAGAGCACAAGCTTGGTTATACAGTGCTCGATTCATTGAAAGTAAGACCCAATGTAACATACATTGCAAAACTTAGAAATACCGAAGAAGAAATTACGGAGGTTGAACATCATTGAGTTATAACGAGACATATACTGCAGAGCTTCCGTTAGTTCAGGGAAAAGACTCATTCAAAGAGATCGATGATGCGATACTGGCTCCTACCGAATGGAAGCCGGGTAAATCCTGGTATATGGCATTTGGTATAAGCGTGGTAGCGTTATTGATAGGCGCGGTGTCATTATGGCTGACGGTTTATTATGGTATCGGAATGTGGGGTAACAACAGCACTATAGGATGGGGATTCGGTATTATTAACTTTGTATTCTGGATCGGTATCGGTCACGCAGGTACGCTGATCTCCGCTATATTGTATCTATTCAGGCAGAAGTGGAGAACAGGTATCGCGAGATTTGCTGAAGCGATGACGATATTTGCCGTTATGACGGCGGGACTATTCCCGATATTTCACACAGGACGTCCATGGCTGGCAGGTTACCTGATACCATATCCAAACCAGAACTCACTTTGGGTAAACTTTAACTCACCTCTACTGTGGGACGTATTCGCGGTTTCGACATACTTTACCATTTCGCTGGTATTCTGGGGAATCGGTTTGGTACCTGATATCGCGGCAATGAGGGAGAGAGCAAAGAGCGGAATAAAGAAATTCTTTTACACGATAGGAAGTCTGGGCTGGAAGAACTCGAACAGGAACTGGCAGAATTACGAAAGAGCTTACCTGATATTAGCAGGTCTTTCAACTCCGCTGGTGCTTTCGGTACACTCCATAGTTAGCTTTGACTTCGCGGTATCGATATTGCCGGGATGGCATACAACGATATTCCCTCCATACTTTGTCGCGGGCGCTATATTCTCGGGATTTGGTATGGTGGCGACGGTGCTGATATTATTGAGAAAGGCTTTTCATGTAGAGCATATCATTACTATCAATCACCTCGAGACGATGAACAAGATATTGCTTGCGACGGGTACAATGGTAGGTTACGCATACGGAATGGAGCTTTTCATTGCATGGTACAGCGGAAATCAATTCGAACAATTTGCATTTATTAACAGGATATGGGGTCCGTACATGTGGGCTTACTGGATCATGGTCTCATGTAACGTAGGATTCCCGCAGTTATTCTGGTTTAAGAAAGTAAGAAGAAGTATCCCAATAATGCTTGTGATCGTTATACTGGTTAACGTTGGTATGTGGTTCGAGAGGTTTGTTATTATTGTTACGTCGCTTCACAGGGACTTCCTGCCATCGAGTTGGGCTATGTTTTACCCAACGCTCGTCGATTTCGGATTGTTGCTGGGAAGTTTTGGATTCTTCTTTACGTTGTTGTTATTATTCCTGAGAGTACTGCCGGCTGTCTCGATAGCAGAGCTTAAGGCAGTTACACCGCAAGCTCAGCCCACTATACATTTGAACGGGCATAACGGACACGCGGAGGAAGTTCATCTAAATCACGAGAACGCATAAGCAGATGCTTAATAAGATAAAAGAAAAAATAGCCGAAATAGATAAGGACATGGGTATCGATCCCCGGTCTAACGAGATTTATTGCGTAGCCGGGCTGTTTAATACTCCTGACGAGATCATGATAGCCGCAGACAAGGTGTCTTCGGAATACAGTGATTTCGACGTTCATACTCCTTACCCTGTACACGGTCTGGATGACGCGATGAAATTAAAGCCGACGAAGCTCGGTTATTTCTCGTTTACGTTCGGTCTGATAGGAACCATTTCTGCGTTATTGATGATAGGATGGATGTCGGGAATAGATTACCAGAGTATTGTAGGCGGTAAGCCGTTCTTCACTATTCCTCCGGCAATTCCGATCACTTTCGAGCTTACTGTGTTATTGTCCGGCTTAACGACGGTTGGAGTTATGTTATTCCTTTTGAATAAACTTCCGTGGACTAACAACCCGTTGATGGATACCGAATACATGAAGAGGGTGTCATCGGACAAGTTCGGTGTAATAATAAGAGCAAGCGATCCGAAGTTTAATAAAGAAGAAGCAATCAACTTCCTGAAAAGCGCGGGAAGCTATGACGTAAGCATTATAGATAAGTTCGAGCGCAGAGAAGACAATACAAGAGCTCCGATATTCGAGAAGAAGTTCCTCGGAATACTGGTGATGACTGCGATAGTGGTGGCGCTTGGTACATACGTGACATTGAACTGGGTGTTGTTCCAGCCTCCGTTCGATTTTATGTGGTCACAGGAAAAAGTAACACCACAGCAACCTTCGACATTCTTTTCGGATGGATTTTCAGAGAGGATCCCGCCGGAGGGAACAGTGATGAGAGGTGTGCTTCCTTATGAATATAAAGGGCTCCCGGATTCGGTGGTTAAGTATCTGTCAAACCCGCTTCCATTCTCTAAAGAGGTTTTGGAAAAGGGTCAGAACAGATTTAACACTTTTTGCAGCCCGTGTCACGGTTATTATGGTGAAGGCGACAGCAGACTGAGGGGACAATTCCCGAACCCGCCGACGCTTCAGAGTGAAAAAGTAAGGAACTGGTCAGACGGAAATATTTATCACGTAATTACAAACGGACAGAACGTAATGCCCAGCTATGCGAGCCAGGTGTCACGCGAGGACAGATGGGCAATTATACATTATATAAGAGTCCTGCAGAGGTCAAAGAATGCAACTGATCAGGATGTCGGCGCAACGGATTCGACCTCGACGACAGTGCAGACGCAGGACACAACTAAACAGATTCAAGCAGACACTACAAAAAAATAATGGAATATCAGCAAAAACCTTTACCGGGTAAAGTAATGACAACCGGTTTTATACTGTTAGCAATTGGAGCCATAGGGATAGGGCTGTCCTTTGTAGTGGACAGCGAAAGGGCGATGTTCAATTATCTCATTATGTACATGTTCATTTTGAGTATCTCGGTAGGTTCGCTTGGTCTTGTTGGAATGGAGTATCTCACGGGCGCTTCATGGAGCACACCGTTTAGAAGGATAAGTGAATTTTTGTCGTCGGTGATCCCATTGCTTATAATATTAGTGGTTCCGTTAATATTGGGATTACATACTCTATACGAATGGTCTCATAAGGAAGCAGTTGCGAACGATCCGTTACTGCAAAGTAAGGAACCGTATCTGAATGTAACGTTCTTCATAGTAAGAGTAATAGCAACATATCTGATCTGGCTTTTGTTCTATTTTGTTTTTATAAGGAACTCAAGGAAACAAGATACAACAAAAGACCCGAGACTTACAAAGATCAGCGTAAGGTTTTCCGCTCCGTTTGCTCCGTTGTTTATGATAACGCTTACGATAGCGGCAATTGATTTTATAATGAGCCTGGAACCGCACTGGTTTTCGACGATGTTTGGTGTTTATTATTTCGCAGGCACGGTGCTGTCGGCTTTCGCGGCTCTGACACTTGTATCGGTGATGCTTAAGCAGAACGGTTACCTTAGTTCAAAGATATCCAATTCGCATTTTTACAGTATGGGTGTGCTGATGTTCGCATTCACTGTATTCTGGGCCTACATAGGATTTTCACAGTTCATGCTGATATGGTATGCAGACATGCCGGAAGAGACATTCTGGTTTATGCTCAGGACACACGGTACATGGAAAATGGTATCGTACGGATTGCTGGTGATTCATTTCATTATTCCGTTCCTCGTGCTTATTCCAAGATCGGTAAAGACGAATATATCAAGATTAAAGGTCATGGCGATATGGCTGTTATTCGCACACTACTATGACCTGTACTGGATGATAATGCCGACATATACTCACAGAATGGGAAGCGAGAACGCGGTGTTTGGATGGATAGAGATAGTGTATCCGTTAGCCGCGGTAGGTTTATTTATGATAATGTTTAGCATGCAGGCGAAAAGAAATAACCTGATGCCTATAGGTGACCCGAAGCTTGAGAGCGGATTGAATTTCCATCTTTACTAAAGAAAATTTTATAGTCTGTAAATGGACAATATTAGAGAATACGAAATAAAACCCGATGAAGAGGTAATAAAATCTCCTAAGGAGAGAGTTAATCTCACGGGAGTTTATGCTCTGATCTATTTTGTTGTGCTTGTTGCCATAGTCAGCATCGGCACGATGTATCTCAGCAAGCTCGGCTACATGACATCGACGAAGATGGTTCCATTTACGATATCCGATACCGCGCAGGTGACACCATTGGGTGAGCTTCCCGTAAAGAAGGGCAGTACTACAGAACCAGTAGATGTTTCGATGTATCAAACTCCCGACGCAAGGATAATCGAGACAGGCAAACAGCTTTTCGCGTCTAACTGCGCGAGCTGTCACGGTGAAACAGGCCAGGGAAACGGTCCGGCAGGGGCTTCTCTGAATCCTCCCCCGAGGAATTTTACGAGCCTGGATAACTGGAAAAACGGTTATACTATAGAGGGAATGTACAAGACTTTGATGGAAGGTATACCAAACACGGGAATGGCATCGTTTTCGAATCTTCCGCCGAAGCAAAGGCTGGATCTGATCTCTTATGTGAGAACATTTAACCCGCAGTTCCCGCCGATAACAAGCGCGGATCTCCAGCAACTGGATGCAACATATCATTTATCAGAAGGGGAGAAACAGCCTAACCAGATCCCGGTAAGCATGGCAATGGATAAACTGCTTGAGGAAAACAAGCCTGTAAATACCGAGATCAAAGATGCGATCGGAAAAATTGAAAATGATAATTCAGCCGGAGCGGAACTGCTGAGAAGGGTAAGCAATGATATAGCCAAGACAGTTACCGCGCTGTTTAATGATAAAAGCTGGGCTTCAAGCGAGGGCACATTCGTTGCATTCGTATCGACAAACCCGCTGCAAAAAGGATTCAGAGCGCATGTGGACGATTTTACTGCAGAAGAGTGGACAACATTGTATGCGTATTTAAGAAGTGTAATAAACAATAATGTACAGGTGGAGGAAAATAATGGACAAGAAAAACAGACGACACAGAACCAGGTACAACCGAAGTAAGTCTATCTTTTTCTTTGTAATTCTTTTATTAAGTTCTATAAC encodes:
- a CDS encoding TAT-variant-translocated molybdopterin oxidoreductase, whose amino-acid sequence is MKDDVKDLQEESNGKDPNYWRSFGELYRDPAFLEAKKYEFTEEAETAPDVSKMSGISRRKFLALMSASAALAAAGCSNFRDKGEIVPYNKQPEGVVIGEPNYFASTFVYNGQDYGTLVKTREGRPIKLDGNPDHPVTNGKTTAKIQASILNLYNPDRLKNPQYSGDRKEFKDITWQEADGNIIGDLAAAAGSGKEIAIISDQVISPTQKKLFADFQRTYPTAKVYVHELFNDNAKDAAFEKCYGIKKFPLIKWNEANIIVALENDFLLTGGNVPEQTRLYTERRDVMKGADFNRLYVVEGNMSLTGMNSDYRLRLRTDAIEEFVMNLAAELSRRGVVMNANLGGYNLDDFASKYMLDKEALEQMVKDLFANRGKSIITAGSMLPESTQIAVNMLNDALGNTAMYSFDNIVDGATTPTTTAAGETQTETTTAPPQTTNSGNLIMMNTRANLDNLMSDMQAGKIAVVIHFGTNPAFTMPADYNYAEALNNVKTVVTMTEGASDSSAISNYILPTNHFLESWGDFQTRASYYSLQQPVISPLYNTRQKEAMFLNWSSGSPNEYNDNIYHLYLKDNWEKSIYPSLNSSVGFNNFWPASLHDGAVLTNKTSSRTLQFNASALGSAGKMEAGSEVVVMLKESESIGDGRYANNGWLQEYPNAVSKIVWDNYAAISPDTAKGKGLKSNDVIKVTIDGREQNMPVFVQPGIADGQIVIDLGYGQKNAGTVGSGTGVNANVLVGKAPAISYWLYNGAGMEKTGETYTLVSTVEHYPIEDPQYKDIQFRRHIIQEGTVKQYKENPAFLAERTEHLKEENEFPTINGQEFEYPNVKWAMAIDLNRCIGCGECIMACNVENNIPVVGKEQVEKNREMMWLRVDRYYSGTVQNPRSSFQLMLCQQCDFAPCENVCPVKATVHTDDGLNGMAYNRCVGTRYCANNCPYKVRRFNYFNFRGMFKDGYQEQEPLNQMMNPEVTVRSRGVMEKCTFCIQRIMHARQVATQEGQVFNGAGVTTACQDACGTDAIAFGNVNDKEAKINEYREHKLGYTVLDSLKVRPNVTYIAKLRNTEEEITEVEHH
- the nrfD gene encoding polysulfide reductase NrfD, coding for MAFGISVVALLIGAVSLWLTVYYGIGMWGNNSTIGWGFGIINFVFWIGIGHAGTLISAILYLFRQKWRTGIARFAEAMTIFAVMTAGLFPIFHTGRPWLAGYLIPYPNQNSLWVNFNSPLLWDVFAVSTYFTISLVFWGIGLVPDIAAMRERAKSGIKKFFYTIGSLGWKNSNRNWQNYERAYLILAGLSTPLVLSVHSIVSFDFAVSILPGWHTTIFPPYFVAGAIFSGFGMVATVLILLRKAFHVEHIITINHLETMNKILLATGTMVGYAYGMELFIAWYSGNQFEQFAFINRIWGPYMWAYWIMVSCNVGFPQLFWFKKVRRSIPIMLVIVILVNVGMWFERFVIIVTSLHRDFLPSSWAMFYPTLVDFGLLLGSFGFFFTLLLLFLRVLPAVSIAELKAVTPQAQPTIHLNGHNGHAEEVHLNHENA
- a CDS encoding DUF3341 domain-containing protein; translation: MGIDPRSNEIYCVAGLFNTPDEIMIAADKVSSEYSDFDVHTPYPVHGLDDAMKLKPTKLGYFSFTFGLIGTISALLMIGWMSGIDYQSIVGGKPFFTIPPAIPITFELTVLLSGLTTVGVMLFLLNKLPWTNNPLMDTEYMKRVSSDKFGVIIRASDPKFNKEEAINFLKSAGSYDVSIIDKFERREDNTRAPIFEKKFLGILVMTAIVVALGTYVTLNWVLFQPPFDFMWSQEKVTPQQPSTFFSDGFSERIPPEGTVMRGVLPYEYKGLPDSVVKYLSNPLPFSKEVLEKGQNRFNTFCSPCHGYYGEGDSRLRGQFPNPPTLQSEKVRNWSDGNIYHVITNGQNVMPSYASQVSREDRWAIIHYIRVLQRSKNATDQDVGATDSTSTTVQTQDTTKQIQADTTKK
- a CDS encoding quinol:cytochrome C oxidoreductase; translation: MTTGFILLAIGAIGIGLSFVVDSERAMFNYLIMYMFILSISVGSLGLVGMEYLTGASWSTPFRRISEFLSSVIPLLIILVVPLILGLHTLYEWSHKEAVANDPLLQSKEPYLNVTFFIVRVIATYLIWLLFYFVFIRNSRKQDTTKDPRLTKISVRFSAPFAPLFMITLTIAAIDFIMSLEPHWFSTMFGVYYFAGTVLSAFAALTLVSVMLKQNGYLSSKISNSHFYSMGVLMFAFTVFWAYIGFSQFMLIWYADMPEETFWFMLRTHGTWKMVSYGLLVIHFIIPFLVLIPRSVKTNISRLKVMAIWLLFAHYYDLYWMIMPTYTHRMGSENAVFGWIEIVYPLAAVGLFMIMFSMQAKRNNLMPIGDPKLESGLNFHLY
- a CDS encoding cytochrome c, with protein sequence MDNIREYEIKPDEEVIKSPKERVNLTGVYALIYFVVLVAIVSIGTMYLSKLGYMTSTKMVPFTISDTAQVTPLGELPVKKGSTTEPVDVSMYQTPDARIIETGKQLFASNCASCHGETGQGNGPAGASLNPPPRNFTSLDNWKNGYTIEGMYKTLMEGIPNTGMASFSNLPPKQRLDLISYVRTFNPQFPPITSADLQQLDATYHLSEGEKQPNQIPVSMAMDKLLEENKPVNTEIKDAIGKIENDNSAGAELLRRVSNDIAKTVTALFNDKSWASSEGTFVAFVSTNPLQKGFRAHVDDFTAEEWTTLYAYLRSVINNNVQVEENNGQEKQTTQNQVQPK